The Crocosphaera subtropica ATCC 51142 genome includes a window with the following:
- a CDS encoding FAD-dependent oxidoreductase — protein MGRLRKHQEKSGKLLSPKRTHEKKTLKRILTSLFLGIISLETTLPMSANSRNPHETVNCDILIVGAGLAGSAAAYEGLLAGKTVCLTEITDWVGGQISSQGTSALDEGKRQRSQQHFPRGYNTLRRNIARLYNRQNPGECWVSESCFLPYHGHQLLYQQLREAQQWGRGTLKWFPSTVIKDVELSEDGKLIKSAIAIQHSPKTGTGHLNKDPLSKTIEDAYSYENSQRFNKKIIRFESKSKKGSPTDWFVIEATETGEIVALADVPYRLGLDPRSHLNPSSPTENGDPYCVQGFTYPFAMERTATPQPQTKPSFYEQYEPYYGYDSDRRMAYFDLVFTYRRIWSNEQGKFVRVGPMKVHEPTPGDISMQNWVWGNDYRPGTAQDNLVYSRRQLEQTGQLEPDGWKGGLRTEALRKGEELSQGFYYWLVAGTTDSRLGYGVKRPHPNHRFLQGLDSPMGTSHGLSKYPYIREGRRIIGRSSYDHPQGFAINEIDISTKDYWHDFYRTSLPRPMYQLVWSTIADLESKFVTANDRPSYMITRRTHATVYPDSVGVADYMIDFHPCMALSPPEKRGNRERPGVRVAHGGAHPAQIPLRALIPQKVDNLIVSGKSIATSHIAAAAYRVHGFEWSVGAAAGTLASFSLEQSILPYQLVDNLPQQEAKLQQLRRRLESNGNPTTFPRDIMFSLRR, from the coding sequence ATGGGAAGACTCAGGAAACATCAGGAAAAATCTGGGAAATTATTGTCACCAAAAAGAACCCATGAAAAAAAAACGTTAAAACGAATTTTGACAAGTTTATTTTTAGGAATAATTAGCTTAGAAACAACGTTACCTATGTCAGCTAATTCCCGTAATCCTCACGAAACCGTTAATTGTGATATATTAATCGTTGGGGCGGGGTTAGCAGGTTCGGCTGCAGCTTACGAGGGCTTATTGGCAGGAAAAACCGTTTGTTTAACCGAAATTACCGATTGGGTTGGGGGACAAATTTCGTCACAAGGAACCTCGGCTTTAGACGAAGGAAAACGACAGCGATCGCAACAACATTTTCCCAGAGGATACAATACGTTAAGAAGAAATATTGCCCGTCTCTACAATCGACAAAACCCTGGAGAATGTTGGGTTAGTGAAAGTTGTTTTCTTCCCTATCATGGTCATCAGTTATTATATCAGCAATTAAGAGAAGCCCAACAATGGGGAAGAGGCACATTAAAATGGTTTCCTTCTACGGTGATTAAAGACGTAGAATTAAGTGAAGATGGAAAATTAATCAAAAGTGCGATCGCTATTCAACATAGCCCGAAAACTGGAACCGGTCACCTCAACAAAGATCCCCTTTCTAAAACCATTGAAGATGCTTATAGCTACGAAAACTCTCAACGGTTTAACAAGAAAATTATCCGCTTCGAGTCCAAATCTAAAAAAGGAAGTCCCACCGACTGGTTTGTCATAGAAGCCACAGAAACCGGTGAAATCGTCGCTTTAGCAGACGTTCCCTACCGTTTAGGACTGGACCCCCGTAGTCATCTTAACCCCTCTTCTCCCACCGAAAATGGCGATCCCTACTGTGTGCAAGGGTTTACCTACCCCTTTGCAATGGAACGAACCGCCACCCCCCAACCCCAGACGAAACCCTCCTTTTATGAACAGTACGAACCCTACTACGGTTATGATAGCGATCGCAGAATGGCCTATTTTGACTTAGTGTTTACCTATCGACGCATCTGGAGTAACGAACAAGGCAAATTTGTCAGAGTGGGGCCGATGAAAGTTCATGAACCCACCCCCGGCGATATTTCCATGCAAAACTGGGTATGGGGGAATGATTACCGTCCCGGAACCGCTCAAGATAACTTGGTTTATAGTCGTAGACAACTCGAACAAACGGGACAACTCGAACCCGACGGTTGGAAAGGGGGACTCCGTACAGAAGCCTTACGCAAAGGAGAAGAACTCTCTCAGGGGTTTTACTATTGGTTAGTTGCAGGTACTACTGATTCTCGTTTAGGCTATGGGGTTAAACGGCCTCATCCGAATCATCGCTTCTTGCAAGGGTTAGATTCTCCTATGGGAACCAGTCACGGGTTATCCAAATACCCTTATATTCGGGAGGGGAGACGCATTATCGGTAGATCCTCTTACGATCATCCTCAAGGGTTTGCGATTAACGAGATCGATATTTCCACTAAAGATTATTGGCATGATTTTTATCGCACCTCTTTACCTCGTCCCATGTATCAGTTGGTGTGGTCAACTATTGCGGATTTAGAATCCAAATTTGTCACTGCTAACGATCGCCCGTCGTACATGATCACCCGACGCACCCATGCAACCGTTTATCCTGACTCGGTGGGAGTCGCTGACTATATGATTGATTTTCATCCTTGTATGGCCTTATCTCCCCCAGAAAAGCGTGGTAACCGCGAACGTCCAGGGGTTCGTGTTGCTCACGGTGGGGCTCATCCGGCACAAATACCTTTAAGGGCTTTAATTCCTCAAAAAGTGGATAATTTGATCGTATCAGGGAAAAGTATTGCCACCAGTCACATTGCGGCGGCTGCTTATCGGGTACATGGGTTTGAATGGTCCGTGGGTGCTGCAGCCGGAACCTTAGCTAGTTTTTCCCTAGAACAAAGTATTTTACCCTATCAATTGGTGGATAATTTACCTCAACAAGAAGCTAAATTACAACAGTTACGTCGACGGTTAGAAAGTAATGGTAATCCTACTACTTTTCCCCGTGACATAATGTTTAGCCTTCGTCGTTAA